In a genomic window of Penaeus vannamei isolate JL-2024 chromosome 38, ASM4276789v1, whole genome shotgun sequence:
- the LOC138859848 gene encoding uncharacterized protein: protein MYSQVVTYNDCKRQYFITFKSSGLHILPSQNMRTSPPYIVFTLFVYRIYNRFKESTVVTVGYHWKPLRQIRVTYKLFTKVITARISYSLDSNQPREQAGFRSGFSATNHTLTQIREKNKRI, encoded by the exons ATGTATTCTCAG GTTGTGACCTATAATGATTGTAAGAGGCAGTACTTCATCACTTTCAAGAGCAGTGGTTTGCACATCTTGCCTTCCCAGAATATGAGGACAAGCCCACCCTATATAGTTTTTACATTGTTTG TGTATAGGATATACAATAGGTTTAAG GAGTCCACTGTAGTAACAGTTGGCTATCACTGGAAGCCTCTGAGGCAGATTAGAG ttacctacaaactgttcacaaaagtcattacagctcgcatctcgtACAGTCtagattctaaccagcctagagaacaggcaggcttccgcagcggattctcagcAACAaaccacacgctcacccaaataagagaaaaaaataaacgaatttag